From the genome of Cryptococcus neoformans var. neoformans B-3501A chromosome 1, whole genome shotgun sequence, one region includes:
- a CDS encoding hypothetical protein (HMMPfam hit to Ribul_P_3_epim, Ribulose-phosphate 3 epimerase family, score: 299.5, E(): 5e-87) has product MSKAIISPSVLASDLSDLSNECRRMMANGCDWLHMDVMDGHFVPNITMGAPILEHVYKNVPNIFMDCHMMVSNPSQWVPEVAKAGGKLYTFHYEATEEPEKVIELVHSHNMLAGLAISPETPASAITDSLGKAADLLLVMTVRPGRGGQKFMPECLEKVKELRERFPGKNIQVDGGVGSGNACQCAQAGSNVLVAGTAIFGAKDPKQTIQEMRTAVDGAIAQQK; this is encoded by the exons ATGAGCAAAGCTATCATTTCCCCCTCCGTGCTTGCT AGCGACTTGTCCGACCTCAGCAACGAGTGTCGACGAATGATGGCCAATGGATGTGACTGGCTTCACATGG ACGTCATGGATGGCCATTTCGTCCCCAACATCACCATGGGCGCCCCCATCCTCGAACACGTTTACAAGAATGTCCCCAACATCTTTATGGACTGCCACATGATGGTTTCTAACCCTTCTCAATGGGTTCCTGAAGTCGCCAAGGCAGGTGGAAAACTCTACACATTCCATTATGAAGCTACCG AGGAGCCCGAAAAGGTCATTGAGCTTGTCCATTCCCATAATATGCTTGCTGGACTTGCTATTTCACCTGAAACCCCGGCTAGCGCCATCACGGACTCCCTTGGTAAAGCTGCCGATCTCTTGCTCGTCATGACCGTCCGCCCTGGCCGAGGTGGTCAAAAGTTCATGCCTGAATGCCTCGAAAAGGTAAAGGAGTTGAGGGAGAGATTCCCTGGCAAGAACATCCAGGTCGATGGTGGTGTTGGATCTGGCAACGCTTGCCAGTGTGCCCAGGCCG GTTCCAACGTCCTTGTCGCTGGTACTGCCATCTTTGGCGCCAAAGACCCCAAGCAGACTATCCAAGAAATGCGCACCGCTGTGGACGGCGCTATTGCTCAGCAAAAGTAA
- a CDS encoding hypothetical protein (HMMPfam hit to Pkinase, Protein kinase domain, score: 186.5, E(): 5.1e-53), with amino-acid sequence MSTSSHLAHATHLPRPADSLPRSPYPHDAQHSPLPPPSFLHAFPLPPRASISSVAAPPASAPLHSAPPYSSAQTLRASLPLPHPYYPLPLPHTPSGHRVLRSPNPPCLWPLPHPLPAIDSLRRPSRHPPHPASHSGSPSLDHPRAYYDPTVSVPLAYRESYPSHPSTHPSSPYLPPPTPSAYGYRAPSPFRIPPPLTFRYSRSPPPLDTMPPRKKAEPSTADTVAASNASATTGAPASASTRARRGANGKGWTTEHTYEPNGQRKEVIVIDDSASPMVQPVRKRTRAQVAAEQAAQQQQLHQAYASTNAGYSDTVSISNGHGSVASTAGTAAGGTTKKRKLEEDQGKKAKAKVASTATSASIQTTGTWQSTQQAAPAKATQYQKAPAQPAQQQGPPPWDDPEGHYIVKPDDVIGGRYKIVRLLGQGTFGKVVEARHIETRRKVAIKVIRAVQKYREASKIEIRVLETLRKHDPRNDNKCIHLDEYFDFRNHPCLVSELYGMSVFDFLKQNGFQPFPDKHIQDFAKNLHSLKLVHTDLKPENILLCSNEARLAGPRVRNARSKSILKNTEIRLIDFGSATFESEYHSSVVSTRHYRAPEIILGLSWSYPCDMFSIGCILVEFYTGNALFQTHDNLEHLAMMEVVMGKFSQRMIEKGKSKKPEYFKGNKIDFPNSTVSKASRKYVKSMQSLKQVIDPANRHQQLFLDLCTRLLEHDPDVRIKVQDALRHPYLTEPIPEPA; translated from the exons ATGAGCACCAGCAGCCACCTCGCCCACGCCACCCAcctcccccgccccgcAGACTCCCTCCCGCGCAGCCCATACCCGCACGACGCCCAGCACTCGCCGCTCCCTCCCCCGTCCTTCCTCCACGCCTTTCCGCTGCCGCCCCGGgcgtccatctcctccgtCGCTGCGCCCCCGGCGAGCGCCCCGCTGCACTCTGCGCCGCCCTACTCGTCCGCACAGACCCTCCGTGCCTCGCTGCCGCTCCCCCACCCGTACTACCCGCTCCCCCTGCCACACACCCCGTCCGGCCACCGCGTGCTCCGCTCCCCCAACCCGCCGTGTCTCTGGCCGCTGCCCCACCCGCTGCCCGCCATCGACTCCCTCCGGCGCCCGTCCCGCCATCCCCCGCACCCCGCCTCCCACTCCGGCTCGCCCAGCTTGGACCACCCGCGAGCCTACTACGATCCCACCGTCTCCGTCCCGCTCGCCTACCGCGAGTCGTATCCGTCCCACCCGTCCACCCACCCAAGTTCCCCCtatcttccccctcccaccCCGTCCGCGTACGGCTACCGCGCCCCGTCCCCGTTCCGGATCCCGCCTCCGTTGACGTTCAGGTACTCTCGCTCACCGCCGCCTCTCGACACCATGCCGCCACGCAAAAAGGCCGAGCCGTCGACCGCAGACACAGTGGCTGCATCCAATGCATCAGCGACTACCGGCGCACCGGCCTCTGCCAGCAcgagagcaagaagaggtgcCAACGGCAAGGGATGGACGACCGAGCACACGTACGAGCCCAACGGCCAGCGCAAGGAGGTCATCGTCATTGACGATTCTGCCAGCCCAATGGTGCAGCCTGTGAGAAAGAGGACGCGGGCGCAGGTCGCGGCTGAGCAAGCAGCCCAGCAACAGCAGTTACATCAGGCCTATGCGAGCACGAACGCGGGCTACTCAGATACGGTGAGCATATCAAATGGGCACGGCAGCGTGGCCAGCACCGCCGGTACAGCAGCGGGAGGAAccacgaagaagagaaagttggaggaggaccagggaaagaaggcaaaaGCCAAGGTTGCGAGT ACGGCGACGTCGGCATCAATACAGACGACCGGCACCTGGCAATCGACCCAACAGGCTGCCCCAGCAAAGGCCACCCAGTACCAGAAAGCCCCCGCCCAGCCGGCTCAGCAGCAGGGTCCACCACCGTGGGATGACCCAGAAGGCCATTACATTGTCAAGCCTGACGATGTTATCGGCGGTAGAT ACAAAATTGTCAGGTTACTGGGTCAAGGAACGTTTGGTAAGGTGGTTGAAGCAAGACATATTGAGACACGGCGTAAAGTCGCGATCAAGGTTATCCGGGCCGTGCAAAAGTACCGTGAGGCGAGCAAAATTGAGATCAGAGTGCTTGAAACGCTTAGAAAGCATGATCCACGGAATGACAA CAAATGTATACATCTCGACGAATACTTTGACTTCCGGAACCATCCGTGTCTCGTCTCAGAGTTGTACGGAATGAGCGTATTTGACTTTTTAAAGCAGAACGGTTTCCAACCATTTCCGGATAAGCACATTCAAGACTTTGCAAAGA ACTTGCATTCTCTCAAGCTCGTGCACACCGATCTCAAGCCCGAGAATATTCTTTTATGTTCAAATGAGGCGAGATTAGCAGGCCCTAGAGTCCGAAATGCTCGTTCAAAGTCCATCCTCAAG AACACTGAAATCCGTCTTATCGATTTTGGTTCTGCCACTTTTGAATCTGAATATCATTCCTCTGTCGTCTCTACTAGACACTATCGTGCCCCTGAAATCATACTTGGTCTTTCATGGTCTTATCCTTGTGACATGTTCAGTATAGGCTGTATCCTGGTAGAGTTCTACACTGGAAACGCGCTTTTTCAGACGCACGACAATTTGGAACATTTGGCGATGATGGAGGTTGTGATGGGTAAGTTTAGCCAGAGGATGattgagaagggaaa GAGTAAAAAGCCAGAGTACTTTAAAGGCAACAAGATAGATTTTCCAAACTCTACGGTTTCCAAGGCGAGCAGAAAATATGTCAAGAGCATGCAAAGCCTAAA GCAAGTGATCGATCCTGCCAACAGACATCAACAGTTGTTCCTTGACCTTTGTACGAGACTGCTAGAGCATGATCCGGACGTCCGGATCAAGGTGCAAGACGCTTTACGACATCC TTATCTGACCGAGCCTATTCCAGAGCCTGCATAA